In Taeniopygia guttata chromosome 6, bTaeGut7.mat, whole genome shotgun sequence, the genomic stretch GTGAGTGAATACTATTAATGAGCAGAAAAAGATGGAATAAAGTTGATGAGTATTTTTCGGGATACTTTAAGGTCATGTATGTAGCATCAGAACGTTTCTAGAGGGAATAGgatttttaaatctatttttgttCTATGTGcagcaaataattttgttctatGTGCAGCAAATCACGAAATATTAACAATCTGTTAATGACGattcattttaaaaacctttaaaTTTGGAATTTCTGTGTTACTGTTTAGATTGGAGGAAATACACTATGTAGCATaatatatttctgtatattAAACCTCAGTTGCAGTGCCTTGCAAATGTAAAACTTGCTGATGTAGTTGCTGTTTTTTAATAGATCATTGACCCGTCAATCAGACTCTGACCATTTCAGAGATAAAAAGCTTGGCTTTCATTGGCTACTCAGAATAGAGCACCTTTCCACAAATTAGGAAATGGTGTAATAATTAACGGGTATAATGGATCTGTGCATTCAGGTTTCAGTTGTATCTTCATGAGTTTTAGCTCCTGTTATCTTTTGTGTAGTTAGTTAACCCACTGTCTGCCCACAGATAATTTAACTACAgtaaaaaatagatttttttcatggCAGTAGAATTTTACTAAAATAATTGATAGTTTTTTTGCTCACCTTTTAAAATCTGTAGTGAGTTGTTCTTTCAGACTTTTATTTATAACAAGGTGTAGGACTTCACTAACAAAACTCATGAAGTGAGTAATAATTCTGTTCTAAAGCAGCAAAGCGATGATCCTGTAAACACTTTTGCATACAGAGAATTTaggtaaacttttttttttctttcttatttacAGACTTAAATGATTTTAGGTACTGATGATTCCTAGTACAGGAAGGAGTTTGACATCTTTGACCCAAAAAGTCACTTGGAAATTGCCAAATATGTCATTTAGTAGTGGACCTATTGCACGAATCAGAAAGTTGGCAGAGGTTGTTTACCATTCCTAAGGTAAttcattttttgaaaatataagCTATACTTTCATTTCAAACATTCATTAAATAGCAGCAATATTCAATTCCTTTGGTGTGAtcgtagaatcatagaacagcTCAGGTGGGAAAGGCTCTTAAAAACCATCAAGTACCAaaccctgtgccatgggcatgtttcactagaccaagttgctcagggccccatccagcctAGCTTTAATGTACTGGCACTGCAAAATTTGAATCAGGAAAGCAAATCCTAAGTCTAGAGAAGTTACAGAATTGGAAAGTTAAGGAaaactttctgattttttgtgTAACTTGTATACCTTTAAGCATGTCAACAAGCAATACTTAAAATGAGGAGTTGATAAATTACTATATAACTGGACATTTACTAAGTTCATTTGAACTGATagtaatattttctatttttcacagaGCTGTTACTAAACTTTTTATATCATGTATTATAGCCTTTTGTCTATAAAACTTACTAACATCACTTCTTTAGGGATTCAACCTCACTATCACTTTGCTTAGTCTTTCTCTTAACTGATCCACTACTTTAGTGTTGACTGTAAATTCTATTCTGGTTATTTATATATTTCCATTCTGTATATAACTTAAAGCTTTCACAGCTTTGGGTATTGTCCTTTAAGAGTTACCATTTTCTGGGACTAAATTTAAATGTACAACTGCAGAAGTTTGGATACTCCAATATTTTAAatggcatttattttattatgagGATAAAAGTGAACAATACCAGTTACTGGATTTTTAGCTTCTTTGTATTTTGCCCTATCTAATTTTAGTGATTGTATATTGCTTTTCTAGTGACAGCAATGATATACCAGAGATTCTGGCgtgtttgttttttccatgtTACAATGAGCCTTATGAATGTGCAGATTTATTGACCCCTAGTGGGGTTGTTAAGAAAATGGTTACTAACTTAATTAGTGCTAAATGAAAAAATTGCCTATTTTTTCAATGCTGCATTTGTTTTAATGGTCTTTTCCTTCTATTTACAGCTGGATTAGCTCTTGAATTTTTTCTGGTGTTCTCTACATCTGCAGAATTGCATATTGAAGCAACTTCTATTAGCAACAGCATTCCCAAAACAAGTAGCTCTAATCAGCATTTTAGGGAATAGTTATAGCTGTTTCTgcatatattaaaattataattatacagcagaaatttaaaaaaataaaaggtcatCTTTTTGTGTGCTGTGTAAGTGgacttatttttaattatctaGAAAAGCTAGTAATTTCTTGAGTAGTTTGATACTAGATAAATGAATTAAAGCAAATCCTAAATCACCTGCTTGAGCTTTACTGACCTCTTAGTGgttattaaataattattatttatcagTAATAGCCTGAAACACTAGTTTCATGCCAAAACAGCATgtaaaatattgcatttttcGCAAACTTTTAACCATTTACTTGAAACTGTAATTTTCTGGGAGATTAAATGATCTCCTAACTATGCTGTGaatatttcttacatttattttagatGAGTTAAAATAAAGTACTGAATAGTGAAGTCACATTTGACTGTTTAATTAGCAATAGTAAATGAAGACAAATAGGTCTATAATTAAACTTAATTTTAACTTCATTATAATGTGTTTTCATATATCAGAATCAGGAACTAGGTGTTgatgtaaatttatttttctgtgcaaatttgacagaaataaatgttaagtatttctgaaataatttcccttttttagaTTTTGTACATCTATTTTTATAGCCTTTAAGTAGTTAAGTAGTGTATTTACCAGTTAAACAATGAAATACTCTCATGaattttaggtatttttaaaattgaaaagaaaaagtaaaatcctttttttttgcatttgctaATATTTATTATTGTGCTTATTGCATAAACCACATTATTTAAAGTCAAACTTACACAGCAGTCAAAAATGTCAAAAAGACCTCAAATCCATATTTTTGTGGGAGCACCCAGTATTCCGAGCCCACTGGGGGGGTCAGAGCCAAGCTCAGCCCGCAGGGGTGAGGCATGGAGGGAGCTGCGCTGTTGGTGTGAGAGCCGTGGGTTTGTTTGGGGACAGctcggggctgctgctgcctccccgctgccccaggcacagagctgcacacccccaggagcccctgccagTGGGGACAGCactcagcagggcaggggcatgGCAAATCCAGGAAAGGAGTCGACATCTCCTGCCCCTGTGGCACTACCTTGTACCAGCACGCCTAAAAACAGCACAGGTTTAACTCGCTCTGATTGTCAAGGATCCAAAGATAGATTTACACCTGCAGATGTAAATCAGGCTGCACATCAAGacctgccccagggctgtgcagaatcagctgggctggagaaaccatcaggtgcctgctgcccagagctcactGAGAGAAAAGCCCACCCTTCAGAAGTTAACAGCTCTGACATTTCTGCTTTGGTTGCCAGCACTGAGCAGGTCAGGATCCATCTGCAGTCTGTGGGACTTCAGGCAGCTCACAGAAGTGAGCATCATGAACATCTAAGTCAATGTAAGGATACATTTTCCCAAAAAGGTCAGGAGTCCAAACCAGAAGAACCAAATGACTCCGTAGATTTTGCAGTGTCAGCAGACACTGAATTTCGTAGTGTGGTGACTTTGAGTCAGGTGGCTGTTTTTGCACAGAATGAGATGCAGGAAAGTATTGTAAAACTATCAGAAATAGAAGCAGGCAAAAAAACTGAAGAAGGACAGTATGATCACTTCCAATGTGATTCTGGTGTTGGAACATGTACTACTAATGTGACTGAAAATGAATATGAGGAAGAGGATGCAAGTTCTCTTGAACTTTTCAGTTCTGAGGATGATGGGGAAAATGTTTCCATTAAAGCtacaaaacaggaagaaagtgcccaggaaaatgcagaaaagttTCAAGAACTTATTGTTCCTCCTGAGCAACTTGTAAATGAAATCCATATTGAGCCATTGAGCTCTGGAATACTGTGCTCTCAAGGAAACAGTTCTCACAAGAACTCTTCTAAAAGACCCCGCAAACATGAAGATTCCTTTCATCTTTCTCACTCAGCATTTAAAAGACAACTGAAATCTAAGAGAGCTAAACTGAATTCTTCTCCACCTGGTTCTGGGGTGAGAGTGGATCCAGACAGgatggcagagttcaagaaattccaaaagaaaCTATCACTGCTTAAGAATTGCTGCAGCAAAAATCAAAAGTACAATATTTTGGTCACAGTTGTACATCCTTGTCATAtcaaagaaatacagaagaagACGGAACCAAAATCTTCCTGTAAAGTTCCTGTAGCAACAATTGTTGTTATTGACCAGTCAGAAACTGAGAGGAAGGTGGTGCTGTGGCGTGGTGCTGCATTTTGGTCCCTCACTGTGTTCCCTGGGGATATCGTACTGCTTACAGGTGAGAGTTCTTCTGgttgcctttttaaaatatggatcTTAAAAATGCCTGTTTAAAGTAGAAAAATGTAACAAGTAATTTGGAACTTTAGCTAAGCATTTTTAAGTTGCTTTCTTACGTCACTTACATCATTTGAATTCTCAGTCATCCTGCCAGTGGAACATTGACTATTCCATGGAAGTTTGCCCTCAGACACAATCATGGAGAGTCAGGATATTTTGTAAGGTGACAGTGTTTTAAAACAGTTGTTCCTGAAAAGTACAAGTGCTACTACAAACCAGACCTAAGCAGTGTCTGCTAGGAGGCTAATAAATTTAAGAATTACATCAAACTAATGAGAAAATTTTACTACCTCTTTGTAAATTGTGTTGGTAGATTTAAAAATTTCAGTGTTTCCAAGTGATCTCTTTCAAACCCTGTGCCTTACACATCTGCATGTAAGATGGTTATATAgtcaagaaaaataagaaaataagaaaaagaaggtACGCTTCAATATTGTTGACATGTGAGTTGataaagttgttttttcttGCAGATATAATAATGTATGAGAATCCTTGGTGTGGAGAGGTCATGCTTCAGTCAACATTTACCAGTCAGTTACTGAATCTGGGGAACTGCTCAGCTCTCAATACAGAAAAATGTAAGATTGTAGTGCATAAGTTGCCATGAAAATCACAGTAAAAGAGCTGTTTTCCATTTTGCTGACAATACCTCATACATGGGATAGAATGGGAATGTGTGAAACTGAGAGGTACAAAACACAATAGAAAAACAACAGGAGCACCTGAGCACAAGATGTGGACATGACATCAGATAGGCATGTGGAGATCATGATAAAGTTTGGTGGCTACCACTCtgaactcttaaaaaaaacaagtttaGTTTAGGAAAGAGCAGTTATCCCAGGACCTGCCCATGTGATGTCTGAGATGGCATGAAGATTAAATGTTTTACAAAATGGAATAAGTAGATCCATTCAGGCAAAGTGATCAATTGTAGGCCATGGAGGGTTGGAGACTGAGGGGAAAATACAGTGGAAGTATCACCTTTGTTCTTACTGTATTTGTGATGTCCACTGCTGTGATGCCAGCCCTCAAGGCAGATTCTGAGGTCAATGATCAAGAACACTTTCTTCTTGCCAGGCTATGATACAAGAgtttttttggtgtattttaaaGTGTTGCACTTAGCTTAACTTCATTGCCTGCTCTTGATACCACCCTGAAGTACagtttaatttcaaataaagtGTTACATATATCAGGAATTTCTTACcttaaaattattctgaaactGTTTCAATTTTTTCAGTGGAAACATCCAAGTCATAAGTTTTATACTTCTAAGTGTAAAAACAAAATGTGactttgccttttttccatATAAGTTTATTCTCTAGTGGATGCTGGTGTTCTCCATGGCTTATTGGCATACATATCATCAGAACTTCCACACTTCAGAGACATTCCACAAAGACAAGTTCAGAGACTGGATGATGTTCAGTATGTGCAGTTAGATCAGCTCCAGCCAAATACTTTGGTGCACTCAATCCTGAAAATTATCAATATTTCAGTGTTAACAGGTAAGTTCATGCACTGGACTTCACCTTCTGCAACAGGTGGAACTTAAATAGTAATTTTGCAAGACAAAATGTTTCTCACTGCTTGATTTCAAGCTTTGCACAAAAATTTGATCACATCGCACTGTCATTTTGAACAAATAAGATACAAATTTCTACCCACATCATCAATAGCATGTTTATTAGttttaaatgcagaattttgAAGTAGAACTCTTCAAAATTTGCTCTGTATGTAAATCTTGGAACTAGATATTAATTAGATATTCCATCCAAGTGTTCTtgttgaaaaattatttttgaaaaattgtaGTTTTAGTGTGGTACTGAAACAAACATTCAGTGTCCTGGAGAAGAGCTGTGTAGAGATTTGTATGTACTGTTACTAATAGTTTTAATTTGACTTGTACACTTTGTGCCTGCAATTTTCTTTAATGTGAAAACTTCTAGAGAAATGTTTCTACCACTGTATTCTACAGAAGTTTTGGGAACTTGCAATTACAATAGTTGCTGAGAGATTGAGTGCCATTTCTTTCTACTCAAGACAAGTCAGGAGGAATGGGAGATGAAAGATGCTCAGATACCTCCTGCTTCAAAGGGAGTTGTCCAGTTACTGAGTATTTAGATGGATAAAAGTTTATTAATTTACTTTATGCACTCCCTCAAACTAGATTTCTGTTGCAGAAGAAAGCAGGTTATTTTCTGTCCAGAAGAAATTATAGGtgtgttctttgcttttaaTTGTAGCATAAAATGTGCTAACACCATGATTTCACTGTAATACTGAGTCACATGGGGTTTGTGTGCTTAAATGCTTTTTACTGTAGAAGTAAATgtaatttcaatattttcagaatCTCTGTACAGCTACAGAGGTGGCAgccaaagaaaaattattctaacAGTAGAACAGAACAGAGATCAACACTATAGGATGGTtctgtggggagcaggggctgcctgGTACCCCCagcttcagaggaaaaaaggtaaGGTCCTTGGACCTGTTGGTGGGTCTAAAAGGATTTTTGTGATGCTGTTAGTGCCTTTTCAGTATTCAGCTAGCAACATTTATCCATTCAACCTTTAAATACTCCCCTTGGAAGGGTAATGTATTTTGTGCTAATTCTAACATAACTCCTCTGTAGAAGCAGTGCCAtcagcagcagaaaactgagaaGGCATAAATACTTAAAAACTTAAATCTATATACAAGATGCACTTACTTGTATAGTGCCTGGTTATGTCACTATAAAAATCTACGAGTGTTAACTGTGTTACTGGGTCTTCCTTATCATTGTCTTGTTTAGCATGAATTGCTGGGGTTTTCCtacttcttttttcattttctgctttccaCGTTACTCATGTCAGGCTTTATATCCTGATGATCTTGAGATGAAGTCCAGTGTAACTAAGTAAAAGTATCACGTACAAGAATTATATAGACTGTGTTTCAATAGTGACTACTACCAAACTTTGGTTTATTCCTAGTCTTGTTCTTTTAAGAAAAGCTAAACTAGGTTTATGTTAAATTGATAATTGTGGAGATAGAAGATTAAAAAACAGGGACATATTAAAATATGGAAGTTGGTTAATTacatgaagatttttttctctgagacaTTGCTAGCATTAGAGCTGACAACAAATTTCAGAgctgatttgtttttcaaaaggCTGAGCTGTCTTGACAGCTGAATTTGGTAGAGGTGTAATGAAATTTCTGGGACAACTCATGCAAAGTTTAtagggaaaggaaaaaccttACATGTCATCACACTTAAAATGAAGTTGCCAGAGCTGACCATATGAGAATGTCCTCTGATTTGTTTCTAAATCTTGTAAGTGACCTTGGCTTTCTGTAAATTAACCACGGTATAGAAAGTAAActcttctgtttgcttttttattctgTAGACCACATATGGGACTTCAAATACCTTTTGGTCCAGTGTAGTTCTGTCTCAGGTGACTTGGAACTGCACACAACTCCGTGGTCATCCTATGAGTGCTTGTTTGATGATGACAAAAGGGCAGttgaatttaaagaaaagtttcAGAAAAGTTTCATGGGGTTGACAAGGCTCTCGGCACACCTGGAAGAAAAATGCTCAGGTAAATGTTATGCATGGCTCTGGAATATCTAGCAAAATGGATGCTCTCTTCATGAAGCAAGatggttgtttttttaaggTAGCCCAGGTCTggttctgaatttttttctggaggCTGCTGCCCTGTACTTGGCCAAACTGAATGCAGCCTTCATCCCATGAGCCCAGCAGAGAGCTAGGTATGGTGTGTGGTGCCATGCAAAGGCAGCTTTGGAACACAGAGGGAAATGCTGACTTTTGTTGTCCACCAGCCAGTCCAGTAATGATGTGACTAATGACTAAAGGTTTAGCAGTGTTTCTCAAAAACTGGAACTCTCTAAAACAAGGGTAAAATAGCTACTGCTATTGAAAACATCTGACAAAAGGACAAAGAAGACATTTTACACAGTCATACTCTCCCAGATAAACCCAGAAGATTGCTATGGGTGGTGTTAAATTCTAAGAAGTGATTAAGGTTGTTCTTGCAGCATTTAGCTCTAGTTTTATGCTATAAATAGTGAAAAGCTAAGTTGTTAAAGCTGTGCTTTTCAGTGTCTTTGAAACAGTGGCAAGAAAATAACTTGGAGATTCTTCGCACAATTTTGATCTCTTATTCAGGCACCTTCTATAGTGGCATCTACTGATACAGTAGCTGAAAATGTAGTacttttatacattttaaaataatatttactcGTACAGATTTTTCACTAAATAAAATATCTCTAAAAATTTGAGCATGTGttaacaaaggggaaaaaaacaagaaaggtGTTGATAgcaattttggtttttaatcaGCTGTAGCCATTGATTTTGCTTTCAGTTCTAAATAAAGCTTAATTCATATTTGAATTGTTTTTATAGGAGTGGTTCAAGTGAAGGCCCACATCTTGGAATTGAAGTTTACCATTTCCACTGGTCAGTACAAGCAACTCATCTTCTCTGCTAACACTTCACTGGAATGTGTTTTGGCTTCTCTGCCTATGATTACATATTCAGGTTGTGCCAAATGTGGTTTGGAGCTACAGGCAGATGAGAACATGATCTACAAGCAATGTATTAGATGTCTGCCATacagtaaagtaaaaacattCTACAGGTAAACAAAATAGAGCTAAAGTAGTGTGTATTATTATGGAGATAAACTTTCTCCATTTTCATTTCCCCCATATCTAACATTCTTTTGTTTAAGATGTGGTTAGCAATTCCTGTCTCTCTAATGAATTTTCAAGTTGTTGTTCTTGAATTGCTGTATTATATTGTCATTATTTATACATGTTATTCTTAGTTTAAGTCtaactttttaatttctttgaatACTATATCATGCAGGAGTGATGTTTACCCAGTACTGTGTCAGATAAAGCTAAGATGGAGTAGAAGCTTGAGGACCAAAGGAAAGCTTGAGAATCATGTTCCAGCCTAAATCTGAAATAATGTGAATGCAGAACCATGTTTTTAAACTAATTAGTCAGTTTCAGCTGTGCAGAAATTATATTGACAAATGTTTTCAATAAACATTCTCGGAGAGCAGAGGTAGTGAGTTATCACCAGATGGCACTGTGAGACACATATTCACACttagagaaaataaactaaGTGGATCCGATTGATGTAGGTACATCTTTATTAACTAATTGTTCAATTCTCACATTTATCTTGGGCTTTTGAAATATAATTATCATTGTGACTAGAAAGACGTGTAGCTAGAGAATGTTTGAGCCAACTATGGACGTGATAGAATTCTAGAATATGTAAATTTTCTATctaaattttttcttaaattcttcTAAACTCTTTCATAATGAGCTTAATGAATCATTGACTTAGATACTATTACTTAATGAACTATGACTTAAATATCCTATTTATCTAACCAGGTAGTGACTTAGTATTTTTCCTCTAAGCAAAATAGTCTTGCATCTTTATGTGCTATTTGTCTGTTTATGTGCTATTTATCTGCCAGTCTTCATAAGACTATAAAATCTCAGTGGGCATGAAGGACCTCAATTTGCTCCTGCACAAAAGATGGTAGAAAAATGATAAGGAATTCCAGTGTTTGTATTCTCAGCATGGGAACACATCCAGATGTAGAAtttatatttcccttttttcagagaaaagccTGACATTTTTGCActgaaattttcttctgatttattTAGTAAGAATGCATCACTTTGGGAGTATTTCCAAATagggatttttatttgttcagtGGTTTGTGAGAACATTTGGTATTTGTTACAATACAAGAGATATACCTTGGTATTATGTGGCTATAAAGTGATGTATTAAGACAGATAAGATAGGGTGATGTTGATACAGATGGTACAATTCCAAGTGATACACCCGAGTTTATGTCCCCACTTTGCATTTCCACCACCTCCTCTGTGGGCAATCCTGACCATCCTAACAGTGAAAATTTCCCTTCTAATGTCTAATCTGAGTGTCCTGTCTCAGTTTAAGGCTATTTCCTTATTGCTCAGACTTGTTCTAGTGCTAGATTTGACACATGAGTACGTAGAGATTTTatcatttttctatttcttggTATTATGTTGCAGAGTAAGATTAAATTGGAGTGCTTTCTAAAATTTTGCTTcaatagaaaaatagaaaaatagacTTCATGAAACTTTGTTTTCTGATGTAGACCTGCTTTGATGACAGTAGAAGATGAAGGATATGAAATTTATGTTCATGTGGTGTCTGAGTTGGTGGAAAAAATCTTCCTCAATATTCCTGCAGACTGGCTGAAGAGATTAGTAGGTACTGATTTATGAATTACTTGTGATAGAAACATGCAACAAAGTTCACAATGGAAGCAAAATTTTTAATCATTgacactgtaaaaaaaaacaacatctAAGAATATTTCAGTGGCTGTCTGACAAACTCAGAATTTCAGAGGACAGGTTGCAATAACAGGAAGTGAGATGATGTGAATACCTATTATATAACTAAGTAGTTGTAGTTATCTACCTAAATATTCAATAACTAAATAGGTTCCTTATGTGTGAAATAGAATGTCTTAGGAGCTTTTACAAGGAGCTAGCATGCTTTCATTATGTGAAACACTGAGATGTGTTTCAGACAATCTTCACTTGATACATCCTGTTTGACTTGAGGTGTTTTATATGTTTCACAGTGGTTAACAGTTTAATGagaaacagttttttaaaagtaattaaaaataaaagctaattTTCTATTCAGATGTTGAACTTTACTTCCAGTAATTCAATGGAGCTTCATGTTGGTAGAACTTGAATGTTAGGTGCTATTGTGAAAATCAAGCGTGAATTgaattgttttgtgttttgcagTGCCCCGTTCAGATATAACCTATGGCACAATAGTAGCAGATCTGTGTCATTCACTGCTGGCAGATACAGAAGCATTCTATTTGTTGGAAATCAGAAGCCACTTCGTGCTAGATGAGAACAGCTATCCTTTGCAAAAGGACTTCCATCTGCTGAATTTTCATCCTGATCTTTGACCTCTGCACTGAGTAACAAAGACCATAAGGACACACAGATGGGAAGCAGAAGAAAGATGACTTAGCTGAAGGAAGCAAATCTCTTTAAAACATTATAATAAAGGATTTGGGTTTTAACTtatgaaaaaagcaaaaccatcaAAAGGACTGGTATGGAATATCTGCTAATAGTAAATACTGCTGGAGTAATACTGAtgaattttcataaaatatatttttatacattttttgtGTTAATAATTATGTTAATAAATTCCAACAATTTCTTCCatatctgttttcctttttctcctcagaaAAGTTCACAACTGTTGTGAGAGACTGAATTTTCCTGAGACCTGGCATATTAGAGGAAGACAGAGAATTCAATAATATTTTAGttacacaattttttttgtcttatcCCATATGC encodes the following:
- the SHLD2 gene encoding shieldin complex subunit 2 isoform X1; its protein translation is MSKRPQIHIFVGAPSIPSPLGGSEPSSARRGEAWRELRCWCESRGFVWGQLGAAAASPLPQAQSCTPPGAPASGDSTQQGRGMANPGKESTSPAPVALPCTSTPKNSTGLTRSDCQGSKDRFTPADVNQAAHQDLPQGCAESAGLEKPSGACCPELTERKAHPSEVNSSDISALVASTEQVRIHLQSVGLQAAHRSEHHEHLSQCKDTFSQKGQESKPEEPNDSVDFAVSADTEFRSVVTLSQVAVFAQNEMQESIVKLSEIEAGKKTEEGQYDHFQCDSGVGTCTTNVTENEYEEEDASSLELFSSEDDGENVSIKATKQEESAQENAEKFQELIVPPEQLVNEIHIEPLSSGILCSQGNSSHKNSSKRPRKHEDSFHLSHSAFKRQLKSKRAKLNSSPPGSGVRVDPDRMAEFKKFQKKLSLLKNCCSKNQKYNILVTVVHPCHIKEIQKKTEPKSSCKVPVATIVVIDQSETERKVVLWRGAAFWSLTVFPGDIVLLTDIIMYENPWCGEVMLQSTFTSQLLNLGNCSALNTEKFYSLVDAGVLHGLLAYISSELPHFRDIPQRQVQRLDDVQYVQLDQLQPNTLVHSILKIINISVLTESLYSYRGGSQRKIILTVEQNRDQHYRMVLWGAGAAWYPQLQRKKDHIWDFKYLLVQCSSVSGDLELHTTPWSSYECLFDDDKRAVEFKEKFQKSFMGLTRLSAHLEEKCSGVVQVKAHILELKFTISTGQYKQLIFSANTSLECVLASLPMITYSGCAKCGLELQADENMIYKQCIRCLPYSKVKTFYRPALMTVEDEGYEIYVHVVSELVEKIFLNIPADWLKRLVVPRSDITYGTIVADLCHSLLADTEAFYLLEIRSHFVLDENSYPLQKDFHLLNFHPDL
- the SHLD2 gene encoding shieldin complex subunit 2 isoform X2 yields the protein MSKRPQIHIFVGAPSIPSPLGGSEPSSARRGEAWRELRCWCESRGFVWGQLGAAAASPLPQAQSCTPPGAPASGDSTQQGRGMANPGKESTSPAPVALPCTSTPKNSTGLTRSDCQGSKDRFTPADVNQAAHQDLPQGCAESAGLEKPSGACCPELTERKAHPSEVNSSDISALVASTEQVRIHLQSVGLQAAHRSEHHEHLSQCKDTFSQKGQESKPEEPNDSVDFAVSADTEFRSVVTLSQVAVFAQNEMQESIVKLSEIEAGKKTEEGQYDHFQCDSGVGTCTTNVTENEYEEEDASSLELFSSEDDGENVSIKATKQEESAQENAEKFQELIVPPEQLVNEIHIEPLSSGILCSQGNSSHKNSSKRPRKHEDSFHLSHSAFKRQLKSKRAKLNSSPPGSGVRVDPDRMAEFKKFQKKLSLLKNCCSKNQKYNILVTVVHPCHIKEIQKKTEPKSSCKVPVATIVVIDQSETERKVVLWRGAAFWSLTVFPGDIVLLTDIIMYENPWCGEVMLQSTFTSQLLNLGNCSALNTEKFYSLVDAGVLHGLLAYISSELPHFRDIPQRQVQRLDDVQYVQLDQLQPNTLVHSILKIINISVLTESLYSYRGGSQRKIILTVEQNRDQHYRMVLWGAGAAWYPQLQRKKDHIWDFKYLLVQCSSVSGDLELHTTPWSSYECLFDDDKRAVEFKEKFQKSFMGLTRLSAHLEEKCSGVVQVKAHILELKFTISTGQYKQLIFSANTSLECVLASLPMITYSGCAKCGLELQADENMIYKQCIRCLPYSKVKTFYRPALMTVEDEGYEIYVHVVSELVEKIFLNIPADWLKRLCPVQI